CTAGTTACTCCTATAAACATTCCAGTAGCTAGTAGAAAAGCAAGTAAAACTCCTAATAAAACATATTTTTTATTCCCTTTATTTTTCTTTGGTTCATCTTTGTCTTTATCCTTTATTTTTTCTTTTCCTTCTTCCTTATCCTTTTTTTCCCTATCTGTTTTCCCTTCTACGCCTTTTAGATCATCATCAGTTATAGCTGGAATTATTTGTGTTAGAGATTCACTTATATCATCAACAACTACTTCTTTTCCATCTGAATATTTTACTTTATTTAAATCAGCTATAAGCTCTCTAGCATCCTTATATCTTTCAACTGAATTCTTTCTTAAACATTTATTAATAATAGCCTCTATACCCTGGGGTACATCACTATTTATTTCACTTGGTGGAGTAACTTCCTCTTGAACATGTTTCAATGCAATTGATATTGGGCTATCCCCATTAAAAGGAACAGAGCCTGTTATCATTTCGTACATTACAATACCTAAGGAATATATATCAGATTTTTCGTCAGTAAAACCTCCTCTAGCTTGCTCAGGTGAAAAATAATGAGCAGATCCAACAACACTTGATGTTGCAGTCAATGTTGAAGAAGTTGCCGCTCTAGCAATTCCAAAATCTGTTACCTTAATACGTCCATCTTTAGTTACCATTATATTATGAGGTTTAATGTCTCTATGAATAATTTGATTCTTATGAGCATGCTCTAATGCTTCAGCAATTTGTAATGAATAATCAATAGTTTCTTTAGGTGATAATCTACCTTTTTCCTTTATAACTTCACTTAAAGTTTTACCATCTACATATTCCATTACAATATAATGAATATCATGTTCTTCTCCTTTTTCCACTCCAACATCATAAATTCCTACAATATTAGGATGGGATAAGCTAGCTGCAGCTTGAGATTCTTTTCTAAAATTTTTAATAAATTGTTCATCAGATACAAACTCTTCTCTAAGAACTTTTACTGCCACAAATCGGTTTAATAGTCTACATCTTGCTTTGTAGACTATACCCATTCCACCACCACCGACTTTTTCTTTTATCTCATATCTTCCACCCAATACTTTACCTATCATAACTTCACCTCAAATCATACAATTTTAACAGCCACAACTGTAATGTTGTCATAGCCACCATTATTATTTGCTAAATTCACTAGCTCATCACAGGCTGTTTGTATATCCTTTCTTTTTAAAAGAACTTCCTTTATTACATTATCATCTACCATATTAGTAAGGCCATCTGTGCATAACAAAATCAAATCCCCTTCATATAACTTTTCAGTTACTATATCAATATCAATTCCCTCATCAGTGCCAACTGCCCTAGTTATTAAGTTTCTTTGAGGATGACATTCAGCTTCTTCTTCAGTTATGCTCCCATTTCTTAATAATTCAGCCACAAGAGAATGATCTTTTGTTAATTGAATCAATTCATTATCTCTGAGTAAATATGCTCTACTATCACCAACTTGCCCTATAAAAGCTTTATTATCCAATATGTATGTCATAGTAATAGTAGTACCCATTCCTGAAAATTCTTCTTTTTCCTTAGATACTTCATAAACTTTTACATTTGCACTCTTTATTGCTTCTCTAATAATTTCAGCTATTATATTTTCTTCTAATTTTATATCCTCAGCATTTTCTAGAATCATTTCTTTTATTATATCAATAGCCATTTTACTTGCAACTTCTCCAGCTTTATGTCCACCCATACCATCAGCTATTATAAATAAAGGTAATTCTTGTTCTTCTGATACGAAATATGAATCTTGATTTATTTCTCTATGTTTCCCTATATCAGTACTTGAACCTATATGCATATTATCACCTCACAAACTATTGATGTTCCTTTTATGGTTCTTTTGAATATAACTCCTTCTTAGTTGGCCACAGGCTGCATTTATGTCAGAGCCCATTTCCCTTCTTATAGTTGTTGATATACCATGTTTATTCAATTCTTCTTTAAAATTTTCTACATTAGTAATTTTTGAACTATTTTTATCAAACTCCTTTATAGGATTTAAAGGTATTAAGTTAATATGACATAATTTATCCTTTAATAATCTTATAAGTTCTTCTAAATCTTCTTTCCTGTCATTAGTTCCCTCAATAAGAGTATATTCAAAAGTTATTCTTCTATTTGTTTTATTAACATAGTAATCACATGCTTTGATTATATCCATTATAGAGTATTTCTTACCTATT
The genomic region above belongs to Tissierellales bacterium and contains:
- the pknB gene encoding Stk1 family PASTA domain-containing Ser/Thr kinase — its product is MIGKVLGGRYEIKEKVGGGGMGIVYKARCRLLNRFVAVKVLREEFVSDEQFIKNFRKESQAAASLSHPNIVGIYDVGVEKGEEHDIHYIVMEYVDGKTLSEVIKEKGRLSPKETIDYSLQIAEALEHAHKNQIIHRDIKPHNIMVTKDGRIKVTDFGIARAATSSTLTATSSVVGSAHYFSPEQARGGFTDEKSDIYSLGIVMYEMITGSVPFNGDSPISIALKHVQEEVTPPSEINSDVPQGIEAIINKCLRKNSVERYKDARELIADLNKVKYSDGKEVVVDDISESLTQIIPAITDDDLKGVEGKTDREKKDKEEGKEKIKDKDKDEPKKNKGNKKYVLLGVLLAFLLATGMFIGVTRARDLFAKEVEVPDLVGRNEDEAKKLAEDLGLVFKVKESKYSSEFSEGYIISQSEKPGKLLKEGYPIEVVVSKGKKLIEVPDLKNRNVDEIKDILKDAGLKDGSIDYRYSDSVPANIVMEQDPNPYTEVPEDTVVNVIVSKGPERVTVTMPNLIGQNIKDAKNAIIAAGLAVGEVIPKESKQYSKDIVIWQNYQAGGQVNKNTVVTLHVSSGPPKEKPKEEKISVPGVIGQSEKDAKNAIVASGLSANVKYEYSDQPKGIVIKQNPSAGNKVKKNTTVTLIVSKGPKSEEPEPSEPGEPEEPGEPGEED
- a CDS encoding Stp1/IreP family PP2C-type Ser/Thr phosphatase, which encodes MHIGSSTDIGKHREINQDSYFVSEEQELPLFIIADGMGGHKAGEVASKMAIDIIKEMILENAEDIKLEENIIAEIIREAIKSANVKVYEVSKEKEEFSGMGTTITMTYILDNKAFIGQVGDSRAYLLRDNELIQLTKDHSLVAELLRNGSITEEEAECHPQRNLITRAVGTDEGIDIDIVTEKLYEGDLILLCTDGLTNMVDDNVIKEVLLKRKDIQTACDELVNLANNNGGYDNITVVAVKIV